Proteins encoded by one window of Brienomyrus brachyistius isolate T26 chromosome 1, BBRACH_0.4, whole genome shotgun sequence:
- the LOC125734633 gene encoding tensin-like isoform X6, whose amino-acid sequence MPSASFGLPAALAGRARTWVCLSCMFWPEEFDSVHSHTFRAKTFKRSKQCGMCKQTLFGDGLVCRVCRLTCHKRCEVKLAGHHISLRHAETMSSIKSSTESRLKPSRTLSLIQGEENYDVDLLYITESIIVVAFPASAEEHSHSAHLKEVATMLRSKHGAHYLVINISEKRHDLTKLNPKVLDFGWPDHHAPALDKICTICKAMDTWLKADPHNVVVLHNKGNRGRTGVVVAAYMHYSNISASADQALDRFAMKHFYEDKVLPVGQPSQQRYVQYFSGLLSGQIKINNKPLFLHHVIMHGIPDFESRGGCRPFLKIYQAMQPIYTSGIYNVQGDSQTSICITIEPGLMLKGDILLKCYHKGFRGPARDVIFRVQFHTCAIHDLDVVFTKEELDESCRDERFPDCGRVEFVFSLGPEKIQGMEHLENGPSVLVDYNTQDLLIRWDSYENFHQHGDDLPADIIHTQGPLDSSLYAKIRRKDPPNSTVTTNGLTVPGRTLPTGDPALSACDNALSVSSDSGHSTASIKTDRTDEPFQQGVLANQSLSPAETKDLETLLTGLEAPMQRSGCPAVPASMTGLGLRHLVPAEVHVNGHSGVDRETDILDDEVPESNSRDSQGTPSSLGGRVTPPEFYCQRESVINGEGSLHHVPGAPELGPRARCSSSVLAHTPDLDYSHAAIFRSRSFGTAPGPDLLLEPTPRAPARGSSSRDAVQRGMNAWQQQTHSLPELPPATPSQQDVERSIEDLSMLMLDLDPAIPQLPQVPEARPPAPQSDSIPQGPFSSGSSLLQALTAPKQAYMGHTPALFHHPVDPPITRSFSVGYEFQGGPRVPGSQYSHGYAPPPLPTAPPNEEKSYSLEGLVAHRIAEYNARIQGIWESMATPKADHSHSYSLAGVSWPTQDNRYLNGRDRNGCKGVQSKETLADGGTASTRRRTNSEGQRLDGHGPGRTIRSPIRCVSPEFVNAIAQNPGGRPKEGQMHSYREAFEEMEDSPISPPPSSGGEAPPLTPAFPVSPQTPYFNLCRSPPGLAKTPLSALGLKPHNPAEILLQQSGSANPLEYGEEEPRSYVESVARSATAVSGGKPAGAPSAPSYATDSLAKQITPSYAMNPPLPSGSPIPSPDGIYPFADSGLWTVPPTQPLGDPSPHHPDIAYRPTSSSYPTSGSGTATGSYVTTDYGPCLPEAGSPGMLQHSVATNTPPSPASWPRLTSQNSLTTDWLGQPANGSEPGPGGGSFPCSYGTDGQSTSSGYVTPDVPVGGTFPSLPPYMVPLGSLDMQPQLPRKRSMSSGAERPSTMPSYNGKATAPSPPSSGYSTPSTRLVHTLSDFSRLSTCEGGPENRLSVKFVQGTSRFWYKPDISREQAIDMLKDREPGTFVIRDSHSFRGAYGLAMKVVSPPPTVQQSNKGSDTANELVRHFLIETSPRGVKLKGCPNEPYFGSLSALVYQHSITPLALPCTLLIPTRGQDTSLHSNPPSSNFSVERLNMASISDNTSNLLRQGAGQRTPAESHACNVLYINSVDMESLTGPQAVAKAVSMTLEASTLSTPTIVHFKVSAQGITLTDNQRRIFFRRHYPINTITFCDVDPQDRKWKKAEGGSAKFFGFIARKQGSMTDNVSHLFAEMDSEQPASAIVSFVSKVLTGSQKR is encoded by the exons CTTGCAGGTCACCACATTTCCCTGAGACATGCCGAAACTATG AGTTCAATCAAGTCTTCCACCGAGTCAAGACTCAAGCCCTCACG GACACTGAGCCTGATCCAGGGAGAGGAGAACTATGATGTGGACCTTCTGTATATCACTGAGAGCATCATCGTGGTGGCATTCCCTGCCAGTGCTGAGGAACACAGCCACAGTGCTCACCTCAAGGAGGTGGCCACCATGTTGAGGTCCAAGCATGGGGCTCATTACCTG GTCATCAACATCAGTGAAAAGAGGCATGACCTGACTAAGCTGAACCCAAAG GTGTTAGACTTTGGCTGGCCTGACCACCACGCACCAGCCCTAGACAAGATTTGTACCATCTGCAAGGCTATGGACACGTGGCTCAAAGCAGACCCCCACAATGTAGTGGTGCTACACAACAAG GGCAACCGCGGACGGACAGGGGTCGTGGTCGCTGCCTACATGCATTACAGCAACATATCAGCTAG TGCGGATCAGGCCTTGGACAGATTCGCCATGAAGCACTTTTATGAAGACAAGGTCCTTCCTGTGGGCCAGCCGTCCCAGCAGAG GTACGTGCAATACTTCAGTGGTCTGCTGTCGGGTCAGATAAAGATCAACAACAAACCACTGTTCCTACATCATGTCATCATGCATGGGATCCCTGACTTTGAGTCCAGAGGAG GTTGCCGTCCTTTTCTGAAGATATACCAAGCTATGCAGCCCATTTATACCTCTGGCATATA CAACGTACAGGGTGACAGTCAGACCAGCATCTGCATCACCATTGAACCCGGGCTCATGCTCAAAGGAGACATTCTG CTGAAGTGCTACCACAAAGGGTTCCGAGGCCCTGCCAGAGACGTGATCTTCCGGGTCCAGTTCCACACCTGTGCCATCCATGACCTGGATGTGGTCTTCACCAAGGAAGAGCTGGATGAGTCCTGCAGAG ATGAGCGATTCCCTGACTGTGGGAGAGTGGAGTTTGTCTTCTCTCTGGGGCCAGAGAAAATCCAAG GTATGGAGCACCTGGAAAACGGACCAAGCGTCTTAGTGGACTACAACACCCAGGACCTGCTGATCCGTTGGGACTCCTACGAGAACTTCCACCAGCATGGTGACGACCTGCCAGCAG ACATCATCCACACACAAGGTCCTCTGGACAGCAGCCTCTATGCAAAGATTCGCAGAAAGGATCCACCTAACAGCACTGTAACCACAAACGGCCTGACGGTACCGGGCCGTACCCTGCCTACGGGCGACCCAGCCTTGTCTGCCTGTGACAACGCCCTCTCTGTGAGCAGCGACTCAGGGCACTCCACGGCCTCCATAAAGACTGACCGCACTGATGAGCCgttccagcagggggtgctggcAAACCAATCTCTGAGCCCAGCGGAGACAAAAGACCTGGAGACGCTTCTGACGGGCCTGGAGGCACCAATGCAACGGTCAGGCTGCCCAGCAGTGCCTGCATCTATGACGGGCCTAGGTCTGCGCCACCTGGTGCCCGCAGAAGTACATGTCAACGGTCATAGCGGCGTGGACCGGGAGACAGACATCCTAGATGATGAGGTGCCGGAGTCCAACAGCAGGGACAGCCAAGGCACCCCGTCTTCCCTGGGGGGTCGGGTCACACCCCCTGAGTTCTATTGCCAGAGGGAATCAGTGATCAATGGAGAGGGCAGCCTGCACCATGTGCCGGGGGCGCCTGAGTTAGGCCCACGGGCCCGCTGCAGCTCCTCTGTGCTGGCACACACTCCAGACTTGGACTATAGCCATGCTGCCATTTTCCGCTCCCGCTCCTTCGGAACCGCACCTGGGCCAGACCTGCTTCTAGAGCCCACCCCCAGGGCCCCTGCCCGTGGCTCCAGCAGCCGAGATGCGGTGCAGCGCGGCATGAATGCCTGGCAACAGCAGACCCACAGCCTGCCCGAGCTGccccctgccaccccctcccAGCAGGATGTGGAGCGCTCCATCGAGGACCTCAGCATGCTGATGCTGGACCTGGATCCTGCCATCCCTCAGCTACCCCAGGTCCCTGAGGCgcggccccctgcaccccagtcAGACTCCATTCCACAGGGCCCCTTTTCTTCTGGCTCTTCCCTCCTCCAAGCGTTGACGGCCCCCAAGCAGGCCTACATGGGCCATACTCCCGCACTCTTCCATCACCCAGTAGACCCCCCCATAACTCGCTCTTTTTCAGTAGGCTATGAGTTCCAGGGGGGGCCCAGAGTGCCAGGGTCCCAGTACAGTCATGGCTATGCCCCACCTCCCCTTCCCACTGCCCCCCCTAACGAAGAGAAGAGCTACAGCCTGGAGGGACTGGTGGCTCACCGCATAGCTG AGTACAATGCTCGTATCCAGGGCATCTGGGAGAGCATGGCCACCCCCAAAGCAGACCACAGTCACTCCTATTCCCTTGCTG gtgttagTTGGCCCACCCAAGATAACAGGTATCTTAACGGACGTGACAGGAATGGCTGTAAAG GTGTTCAAAGCAAGGAGACACTGGCTGATGGAGGCACTGCCTCCACGCGACGCCGGACAAACAGCGAGGGCCAGCGTCTGGATGGCCATGGCCCAGGCCGCACGATCCGTTCACCCATCCGCTGTGTTTCCCCAGAATTTGTTAACGCCATCGCTCAGAACCCAGGTGGACGGCCCAAGGAG GGACAGATGCATAGCTACCGGGAAGCCTTTGAGGAAATGGAGGACAGTCCCATCAGTCCTCCGCCCAGCTCCGGTGGTGAGGCCCCGCCCCTGACCCCAGCCTTCCCCGTCTCTCCACAAACCCCTTACTTCAATCTGT GCCGCTCTCCTCCAGGCCTGGCCAAGACACCTCTCTCTGCCCTGGGCCTGAAGCCCCACAACCCCGCTGAGATCCTGCTGCAGCAGAGTGGCTCAG CTAACCCACTAGAGTATGGAGAGGAAG AGCCACGCAGCTACGTGGAGTCTGTAGCTCGCAGTGCCACcgctgtcagtggggggaagcCAGCAGGggccccctcagcccccagttatGCCACCGACAGCCTTGCAAAGCAAATCACCCCCTCCTATGCCATGAACCCCCCTCTACCTTCCGGTAGCCCCATTCCAAGTCCTGATGG GATTTACCCCTTTGCTGACAGTGGCCTGTGGACTGTGCCTCCTACTCAGCCCCTAGGGGATCCTAGCCCCCACCACCCAGACATCGCCTACCGCCCCACCTCTTCTTCATACCCGACCTCTGGCTCAGGCACCGCCACAGGCAGCTATGTTACTACTGACTATGGGCCCTGCCTGCCGGAGGCTGGGAGCCCCGGAATGCTCCAGCACTCAGTGGCTACAAACACGCCCCCCAGCCCTGCCTCTTGGCCCAGGCTGACCAGTCAGAACAGCCTGACCACCGATTGGCTTGGGCAGCCAGCCAATGGCAGTGAGCCTGGGCCTGGAGGCGGTTCCTTCCCATGTAGCTACGGCACAGATGGGCAGTCCACATCCAGTGGCTATGTCACTCCCGATgtgcctgtagggggcacctTCCCTAGTCTGCCCCCATACATGGTGCCCTTGGGTAGCTTGGACATGCAGCCGCAACTCCCGCGCAAGCGAAGCATGTCCAGCGGGGCCGAGAGACCCTCGACTATGCCCTCCTACAATGGCAAAGCGACGGCCCCCTCACCCCCATCCAGCGGTTACAGCACACCCAGCACCAGGCTCGTCCACACCTTATCTGACTTCTCCAGGCTTTCCACGTGCG AAGGAGGTCCAGAGAACCGTCTCAGTGTGAAGTTTGTGCAGGGCACCTCCCGGTTCTGGTACAAGCCTGACATCTCCCGAGAGCAAG CCATCGACATGCTAAAAGACCGCGAACCCGGCACCTTCGTCATCCGCGATAGCCACTCCTTCCGGGGCGCTTATGGCTTGGCAATGAAGGTGGTCTCGCCCCCACCAACTGTGCAACAGAGTAACAAAG GTAGTGACACAGCCAACGAGCTGGTGCGGCACTTCCTAATCGAGACAAGCCCCAGGGGAGTGAAGCTGAAGGGCTGCCCCAACGAGCCCTACTTTG GGTCTCTGTCCGCCTTGGTGTACCAGCACTCCATCACCCCACTGGCCCTACCCTGCACCCTGCTCATCCCAACTCGAGGTCAGGATACCAGTCTGCATTCTAACCCACCATCCAGCA ATTTTTCTGTGGAGCGGTTGAACATGGCCTCTATTAGTGACAACACTTCAAATCTACTGAGGCAGGGTGCAG GGCAGAGGACCCCAGCTGAATCCCACG CATGTAACGTTCTGTACATAAACTCCGTGGACATGGAGTCTTTGACGGGCCCCCAGGCCGTGGCCAAGGCCGTGTCCATGACCCTGGAGGCCAGCACGCTGTCCACCCCCACCATCGTCCACTTCAAGGTGTCCGCACAAGGTATCACCCTCACTGACAACCAGAGGAG AATATTCTTCCGACGGCACTATCCCATCAACACCATCACCTTCTGCGACGTCGACCCCCAggacaggaa GTGGAAGAAGGCAGAGGGTGGCTCTGCAAA ATTCTTCGGGTTCATAGCCCGGAAGCAGGGCAGCATGACAGACAATGTGAGTCACCTGTTTGCGGAAATGGACTCTGAACAGCCAGCCTCGGCCATCGTCAGCTTCGTCTCCAAGGTCCTGACCGGTTCGCAGAAGCGCTAA
- the LOC125734633 gene encoding tensin-like isoform X2, which translates to MPSASFGLPAALAGRARTWVCLSCMFWPEEFDSVHSHTFRAKTFKRSKQCGMCKQTLFGDGLVCRVCRLTCHKRCEVKVNAPCVPTANYELLAGHHISLRHAETMSSIKSSTESRLKPSRTLSLIQGEENYDVDLLYITESIIVVAFPASAEEHSHSAHLKEVATMLRSKHGAHYLVINISEKRHDLTKLNPKVLDFGWPDHHAPALDKICTICKAMDTWLKADPHNVVVLHNKGNRGRTGVVVAAYMHYSNISASADQALDRFAMKHFYEDKVLPVGQPSQQRYVQYFSGLLSGQIKINNKPLFLHHVIMHGIPDFESRGGCRPFLKIYQAMQPIYTSGIYNVQGDSQTSICITIEPGLMLKGDILLKCYHKGFRGPARDVIFRVQFHTCAIHDLDVVFTKEELDESCRDERFPDCGRVEFVFSLGPEKIQGMEHLENGPSVLVDYNTQDLLIRWDSYENFHQHGDDLPADIIHTQGPLDSSLYAKIRRKDPPNSTVTTNGLTVPGRTLPTGDPALSACDNALSVSSDSGHSTASIKTDRTDEPFQQGVLANQSLSPAETKDLETLLTGLEAPMQRSGCPAVPASMTGLGLRHLVPAEVHVNGHSGVDRETDILDDEVPESNSRDSQGTPSSLGGRVTPPEFYCQRESVINGEGSLHHVPGAPELGPRARCSSSVLAHTPDLDYSHAAIFRSRSFGTAPGPDLLLEPTPRAPARGSSSRDAVQRGMNAWQQQTHSLPELPPATPSQQDVERSIEDLSMLMLDLDPAIPQLPQVPEARPPAPQSDSIPQGPFSSGSSLLQALTAPKQAYMGHTPALFHHPVDPPITRSFSVGYEFQGGPRVPGSQYSHGYAPPPLPTAPPNEEKSYSLEGLVAHRIAEYNARIQGIWESMATPKADHSHSYSLAGVSWPTQDNRYLNGRDRNGCKGVQSKETLADGGTASTRRRTNSEGQRLDGHGPGRTIRSPIRCVSPEFVNAIAQNPGGRPKEGQMHSYREAFEEMEDSPISPPPSSGGEAPPLTPAFPVSPQTPYFNLCRSPPGLAKTPLSALGLKPHNPAEILLQQSGSANPLEYGEEEPRSYVESVARSATAVSGGKPAGAPSAPSYATDSLAKQITPSYAMNPPLPSGSPIPSPDGIYPFADSGLWTVPPTQPLGDPSPHHPDIAYRPTSSSYPTSGSGTATGSYVTTDYGPCLPEAGSPGMLQHSVATNTPPSPASWPRLTSQNSLTTDWLGQPANGSEPGPGGGSFPCSYGTDGQSTSSGYVTPDVPVGGTFPSLPPYMVPLGSLDMQPQLPRKRSMSSGAERPSTMPSYNGKATAPSPPSSGYSTPSTRLVHTLSDFSRLSTCGGPENRLSVKFVQGTSRFWYKPDISREQAIDMLKDREPGTFVIRDSHSFRGAYGLAMKVVSPPPTVQQSNKGSDTANELVRHFLIETSPRGVKLKGCPNEPYFGSLSALVYQHSITPLALPCTLLIPTRGQDTSLHSNPPSSNFSVERLNMASISDNTSNLLRQGAGQRTPAESHACNVLYINSVDMESLTGPQAVAKAVSMTLEASTLSTPTIVHFKVSAQGITLTDNQRRIFFRRHYPINTITFCDVDPQDRKWKKAEGGSAKFFGFIARKQGSMTDNVSHLFAEMDSEQPASAIVSFVSKVLTGSQKR; encoded by the exons CTTGCAGGTCACCACATTTCCCTGAGACATGCCGAAACTATG AGTTCAATCAAGTCTTCCACCGAGTCAAGACTCAAGCCCTCACG GACACTGAGCCTGATCCAGGGAGAGGAGAACTATGATGTGGACCTTCTGTATATCACTGAGAGCATCATCGTGGTGGCATTCCCTGCCAGTGCTGAGGAACACAGCCACAGTGCTCACCTCAAGGAGGTGGCCACCATGTTGAGGTCCAAGCATGGGGCTCATTACCTG GTCATCAACATCAGTGAAAAGAGGCATGACCTGACTAAGCTGAACCCAAAG GTGTTAGACTTTGGCTGGCCTGACCACCACGCACCAGCCCTAGACAAGATTTGTACCATCTGCAAGGCTATGGACACGTGGCTCAAAGCAGACCCCCACAATGTAGTGGTGCTACACAACAAG GGCAACCGCGGACGGACAGGGGTCGTGGTCGCTGCCTACATGCATTACAGCAACATATCAGCTAG TGCGGATCAGGCCTTGGACAGATTCGCCATGAAGCACTTTTATGAAGACAAGGTCCTTCCTGTGGGCCAGCCGTCCCAGCAGAG GTACGTGCAATACTTCAGTGGTCTGCTGTCGGGTCAGATAAAGATCAACAACAAACCACTGTTCCTACATCATGTCATCATGCATGGGATCCCTGACTTTGAGTCCAGAGGAG GTTGCCGTCCTTTTCTGAAGATATACCAAGCTATGCAGCCCATTTATACCTCTGGCATATA CAACGTACAGGGTGACAGTCAGACCAGCATCTGCATCACCATTGAACCCGGGCTCATGCTCAAAGGAGACATTCTG CTGAAGTGCTACCACAAAGGGTTCCGAGGCCCTGCCAGAGACGTGATCTTCCGGGTCCAGTTCCACACCTGTGCCATCCATGACCTGGATGTGGTCTTCACCAAGGAAGAGCTGGATGAGTCCTGCAGAG ATGAGCGATTCCCTGACTGTGGGAGAGTGGAGTTTGTCTTCTCTCTGGGGCCAGAGAAAATCCAAG GTATGGAGCACCTGGAAAACGGACCAAGCGTCTTAGTGGACTACAACACCCAGGACCTGCTGATCCGTTGGGACTCCTACGAGAACTTCCACCAGCATGGTGACGACCTGCCAGCAG ACATCATCCACACACAAGGTCCTCTGGACAGCAGCCTCTATGCAAAGATTCGCAGAAAGGATCCACCTAACAGCACTGTAACCACAAACGGCCTGACGGTACCGGGCCGTACCCTGCCTACGGGCGACCCAGCCTTGTCTGCCTGTGACAACGCCCTCTCTGTGAGCAGCGACTCAGGGCACTCCACGGCCTCCATAAAGACTGACCGCACTGATGAGCCgttccagcagggggtgctggcAAACCAATCTCTGAGCCCAGCGGAGACAAAAGACCTGGAGACGCTTCTGACGGGCCTGGAGGCACCAATGCAACGGTCAGGCTGCCCAGCAGTGCCTGCATCTATGACGGGCCTAGGTCTGCGCCACCTGGTGCCCGCAGAAGTACATGTCAACGGTCATAGCGGCGTGGACCGGGAGACAGACATCCTAGATGATGAGGTGCCGGAGTCCAACAGCAGGGACAGCCAAGGCACCCCGTCTTCCCTGGGGGGTCGGGTCACACCCCCTGAGTTCTATTGCCAGAGGGAATCAGTGATCAATGGAGAGGGCAGCCTGCACCATGTGCCGGGGGCGCCTGAGTTAGGCCCACGGGCCCGCTGCAGCTCCTCTGTGCTGGCACACACTCCAGACTTGGACTATAGCCATGCTGCCATTTTCCGCTCCCGCTCCTTCGGAACCGCACCTGGGCCAGACCTGCTTCTAGAGCCCACCCCCAGGGCCCCTGCCCGTGGCTCCAGCAGCCGAGATGCGGTGCAGCGCGGCATGAATGCCTGGCAACAGCAGACCCACAGCCTGCCCGAGCTGccccctgccaccccctcccAGCAGGATGTGGAGCGCTCCATCGAGGACCTCAGCATGCTGATGCTGGACCTGGATCCTGCCATCCCTCAGCTACCCCAGGTCCCTGAGGCgcggccccctgcaccccagtcAGACTCCATTCCACAGGGCCCCTTTTCTTCTGGCTCTTCCCTCCTCCAAGCGTTGACGGCCCCCAAGCAGGCCTACATGGGCCATACTCCCGCACTCTTCCATCACCCAGTAGACCCCCCCATAACTCGCTCTTTTTCAGTAGGCTATGAGTTCCAGGGGGGGCCCAGAGTGCCAGGGTCCCAGTACAGTCATGGCTATGCCCCACCTCCCCTTCCCACTGCCCCCCCTAACGAAGAGAAGAGCTACAGCCTGGAGGGACTGGTGGCTCACCGCATAGCTG AGTACAATGCTCGTATCCAGGGCATCTGGGAGAGCATGGCCACCCCCAAAGCAGACCACAGTCACTCCTATTCCCTTGCTG gtgttagTTGGCCCACCCAAGATAACAGGTATCTTAACGGACGTGACAGGAATGGCTGTAAAG GTGTTCAAAGCAAGGAGACACTGGCTGATGGAGGCACTGCCTCCACGCGACGCCGGACAAACAGCGAGGGCCAGCGTCTGGATGGCCATGGCCCAGGCCGCACGATCCGTTCACCCATCCGCTGTGTTTCCCCAGAATTTGTTAACGCCATCGCTCAGAACCCAGGTGGACGGCCCAAGGAG GGACAGATGCATAGCTACCGGGAAGCCTTTGAGGAAATGGAGGACAGTCCCATCAGTCCTCCGCCCAGCTCCGGTGGTGAGGCCCCGCCCCTGACCCCAGCCTTCCCCGTCTCTCCACAAACCCCTTACTTCAATCTGT GCCGCTCTCCTCCAGGCCTGGCCAAGACACCTCTCTCTGCCCTGGGCCTGAAGCCCCACAACCCCGCTGAGATCCTGCTGCAGCAGAGTGGCTCAG CTAACCCACTAGAGTATGGAGAGGAAG AGCCACGCAGCTACGTGGAGTCTGTAGCTCGCAGTGCCACcgctgtcagtggggggaagcCAGCAGGggccccctcagcccccagttatGCCACCGACAGCCTTGCAAAGCAAATCACCCCCTCCTATGCCATGAACCCCCCTCTACCTTCCGGTAGCCCCATTCCAAGTCCTGATGG GATTTACCCCTTTGCTGACAGTGGCCTGTGGACTGTGCCTCCTACTCAGCCCCTAGGGGATCCTAGCCCCCACCACCCAGACATCGCCTACCGCCCCACCTCTTCTTCATACCCGACCTCTGGCTCAGGCACCGCCACAGGCAGCTATGTTACTACTGACTATGGGCCCTGCCTGCCGGAGGCTGGGAGCCCCGGAATGCTCCAGCACTCAGTGGCTACAAACACGCCCCCCAGCCCTGCCTCTTGGCCCAGGCTGACCAGTCAGAACAGCCTGACCACCGATTGGCTTGGGCAGCCAGCCAATGGCAGTGAGCCTGGGCCTGGAGGCGGTTCCTTCCCATGTAGCTACGGCACAGATGGGCAGTCCACATCCAGTGGCTATGTCACTCCCGATgtgcctgtagggggcacctTCCCTAGTCTGCCCCCATACATGGTGCCCTTGGGTAGCTTGGACATGCAGCCGCAACTCCCGCGCAAGCGAAGCATGTCCAGCGGGGCCGAGAGACCCTCGACTATGCCCTCCTACAATGGCAAAGCGACGGCCCCCTCACCCCCATCCAGCGGTTACAGCACACCCAGCACCAGGCTCGTCCACACCTTATCTGACTTCTCCAGGCTTTCCACGTGCG GAGGTCCAGAGAACCGTCTCAGTGTGAAGTTTGTGCAGGGCACCTCCCGGTTCTGGTACAAGCCTGACATCTCCCGAGAGCAAG CCATCGACATGCTAAAAGACCGCGAACCCGGCACCTTCGTCATCCGCGATAGCCACTCCTTCCGGGGCGCTTATGGCTTGGCAATGAAGGTGGTCTCGCCCCCACCAACTGTGCAACAGAGTAACAAAG GTAGTGACACAGCCAACGAGCTGGTGCGGCACTTCCTAATCGAGACAAGCCCCAGGGGAGTGAAGCTGAAGGGCTGCCCCAACGAGCCCTACTTTG GGTCTCTGTCCGCCTTGGTGTACCAGCACTCCATCACCCCACTGGCCCTACCCTGCACCCTGCTCATCCCAACTCGAGGTCAGGATACCAGTCTGCATTCTAACCCACCATCCAGCA ATTTTTCTGTGGAGCGGTTGAACATGGCCTCTATTAGTGACAACACTTCAAATCTACTGAGGCAGGGTGCAG GGCAGAGGACCCCAGCTGAATCCCACG CATGTAACGTTCTGTACATAAACTCCGTGGACATGGAGTCTTTGACGGGCCCCCAGGCCGTGGCCAAGGCCGTGTCCATGACCCTGGAGGCCAGCACGCTGTCCACCCCCACCATCGTCCACTTCAAGGTGTCCGCACAAGGTATCACCCTCACTGACAACCAGAGGAG AATATTCTTCCGACGGCACTATCCCATCAACACCATCACCTTCTGCGACGTCGACCCCCAggacaggaa GTGGAAGAAGGCAGAGGGTGGCTCTGCAAA ATTCTTCGGGTTCATAGCCCGGAAGCAGGGCAGCATGACAGACAATGTGAGTCACCTGTTTGCGGAAATGGACTCTGAACAGCCAGCCTCGGCCATCGTCAGCTTCGTCTCCAAGGTCCTGACCGGTTCGCAGAAGCGCTAA